The Micromonospora sp. Llam0 genome includes a window with the following:
- a CDS encoding peptide chain release factor 3, with product MSGAVETVQQVTTEAARRRTFAVISHPDAGKSTITEALALHARAINSAGAVHGKGDRRGVVSDWMALEQQRGISITSAALQFTYRDTVVNLLDTPGHADFSEDTYRVLTAVDCAVMLLDAAKGLEPQTLKLFEVCRHRRVPVITFINKWDRPGLDPLELLDEIEQRIGLRCTPLTWPVGVAGQFHGVADRRTGGMIAFTRTPGGATAVIEETLTADEATRRYGADWTQAVEELDLLAATGAEHDRAAFVAATTTPVLFGAAVTNAGVRQLLDVLVDTAPAPAARPDTTGTPRELDAPFAGFVFKTQANMNPAHRDQVAFVRVCSGRFERGMVVTHAGTGRPFATKYAQQVFGRDRDTIDEAYPGDVVGLVNATALSIGDSLYAPGPAVTFPPLPSFAPEHFVAIRATDASKFKRFRRGIEQLDGEGVVQVLRSDRRGEQSPVLAAVGPMQFEVATHRLSTEFGVPTAVDHLPYTLARRTDAASVAGLNAAPGVEVMTRVRDGELLALFPDKWRLSTVRNRDPDLVLEPLLADAEG from the coding sequence GTGTCAGGAGCAGTGGAAACCGTACAGCAAGTCACAACGGAGGCGGCCCGGCGGCGTACCTTCGCGGTGATCTCCCACCCGGACGCCGGTAAGTCCACCATCACCGAGGCCCTCGCGTTGCACGCCCGGGCGATCAACTCCGCCGGCGCCGTGCACGGCAAGGGCGACCGCCGTGGCGTGGTCTCCGACTGGATGGCGCTGGAGCAGCAGCGCGGCATCTCGATCACCTCGGCGGCGCTGCAGTTCACCTACCGGGACACGGTGGTCAACCTGCTCGACACGCCCGGGCACGCGGACTTCTCCGAGGACACCTACCGGGTGCTGACCGCGGTCGACTGCGCGGTGATGCTGCTCGACGCCGCCAAGGGACTGGAGCCGCAGACACTGAAACTGTTCGAGGTGTGCCGCCACCGCCGGGTGCCGGTGATCACCTTCATCAACAAGTGGGACCGCCCCGGGCTGGATCCGCTCGAACTGCTCGACGAGATCGAGCAACGGATCGGGCTGCGCTGTACCCCACTGACCTGGCCGGTCGGCGTCGCGGGGCAGTTCCACGGGGTGGCCGACCGGCGCACCGGCGGCATGATCGCGTTCACCCGCACCCCGGGCGGAGCCACCGCCGTCATCGAGGAGACCCTCACCGCCGACGAGGCAACCCGACGGTACGGCGCTGACTGGACCCAGGCGGTCGAAGAGCTGGACCTGCTCGCCGCCACCGGCGCCGAACACGACCGGGCCGCGTTCGTCGCCGCGACCACCACGCCCGTGCTGTTCGGCGCAGCGGTCACCAACGCTGGCGTACGCCAGCTCCTCGACGTGCTGGTGGACACCGCCCCCGCGCCGGCGGCCCGACCGGACACCACCGGCACCCCTCGCGAACTGGACGCGCCGTTCGCCGGATTCGTCTTCAAGACCCAGGCGAACATGAACCCGGCCCACCGCGACCAGGTGGCGTTCGTCCGGGTCTGCTCCGGCCGGTTCGAACGCGGCATGGTCGTCACCCACGCCGGCACCGGCCGCCCGTTCGCCACCAAGTACGCCCAGCAGGTCTTCGGCCGCGACCGGGACACCATCGACGAGGCGTACCCGGGCGACGTGGTCGGCCTGGTCAACGCCACCGCGCTGAGCATCGGCGACAGCCTCTACGCGCCCGGGCCGGCGGTGACGTTCCCGCCGCTGCCCTCGTTCGCCCCGGAACACTTCGTCGCGATCCGGGCCACCGACGCGTCGAAGTTCAAACGGTTCCGCCGCGGCATCGAACAACTCGACGGCGAAGGCGTGGTCCAGGTACTGCGATCGGACCGCCGGGGCGAGCAGTCCCCGGTGCTCGCCGCCGTCGGGCCGATGCAGTTCGAGGTCGCCACCCACCGGCTGTCGACCGAGTTCGGGGTACCGACCGCGGTCGACCATCTGCCGTACACCCTGGCCCGGCGCACCGACGCGGCGAGCGTGGCCGGGTTGAACGCCGCCCCCGGGGTCGAGGTGATGACCCGGGTGCGCGACGGCGAACTGCTCGCCCTGTTCCCCGACAAGTGGCGGCTGTCCACCGTGCGCAACCGCGACCCCGACCTGGTGCTGGAGCCGTTGCTCGCCGACGCCGAGGGCTGA